The nucleotide sequence atcctttctgccacaccgttttactgaggagttttaggaactgttttctcaagtctGATACCttggaacctacaataattcttaaaaggacccctgtactcgtcaccattatctgatcgaacacactttagctttctgccgaTTTCTCTTTAAACACTGATATGAAACTCCTTAAAAACATTGAGTACTTAATCTTTAAATTTTAAAGTAAAagctcacacttttctagaatgattatcaataaaaataacaaataaagagcacatccaagaattctagtttgcatagtataaacatcagtatgaactaaatcaataacatatgattttctagatgatggatatgtatgaaatgcaactctatgtgtttttccaactaagcaatgatcacaagatttaagatatgtaccttgcaactctggtaataactgctttctagcaagagtttgaaatctcttctcgctgatatgaccaagcctcttatgccaaagatctatactttcacatttttgaattacattaatctttcctttgtgtagcttagcttccatgacataaaaagagttaagcttcaTTCTTCTTGTtataattagagaacctttagtaagtttctatttgctttcaccaaaataatgcgtaaagccctcatcatcaagtctgcctatagatatcaagttaagacgaatatttggaacatgtctgacatctttgagtatcaatttgcttccAATACTGGTCTTTTAGCAAATATCTCTACTACCCACAATCTTAAATGTAccatgtttcccattctgacattatcaaaatcaccaacagtgtaagatctgaagaaatcaccaatagaagtaatatgaaatgaagcactagagtcaattatccagttactgtcctgagctacaagactgataCAACCATTATcataaacaatagtgatattacctttagTAGCAACTGCATTagtttctttctcatttttcttcatttcattctattatcgcttccaaaacctacactctttcttcatgtgacttgGTATATTACAgtaaaaacatttgatatctcttctagacttggatcttcctctataaccatgtggatttctgctatgacttcttccacgtctttcttgtttttcagtaacaaatgcaccagaagaagatttaccctgttctttccttctggcatcttcatttagcaaactgtctttaaccatatctatagttagagtctcctctggcatggagttataaattgtcactacatacgtttcccaactttctggtaaagagctaagaagtaataatccttgcatctcattatctatattcattttcatagtaaccaacttgtttgcaagaccctaaaataggcttatatgctcaacaatattatcaccatctttatacttcaaattcacaagtcttctaaggagagaaattctatttcccactatctttttcgcaaagagattttctaacctttgccaaacaacatcagctctggtttcatcagaaatatgctcatgcaagtttatatccatccatcttctaatataagtaatagtttttctatgttaaattttttattcttcatcgtccatagtagaaggtttatctttaactttgataggcttatacaaatctttgtaataaagcagatcttccatcatacgcctctaagtggaataatttgattagttcaatttaatcataccatatgACTGCtatatttcaatcacacaagaaaaactagcatcaAAACACCTGTTGCtcagataccacttgttaggaaaaatctgttaaagcggaataatttttttccctctttatgtaacaaaaagggttcctcatcaaaataccaacttatcgaaatgtaaatatcaaccagagcAATATAAacagtagagcaataaatcaatcaatagtgagaccaaatattttaacgtgaaaaacccaatgtaaaAAAAACcaagggaccgtagtccacctcaaacttccactatcaataataatgataacagatttacagtaaatcttctctagaataattagaggatcataataacattaagaacatagatcttggttcaagaataacatatcatcatagGATAGAtctgagaattctaggtctcacaaagtggatacagcaggaaagtacctcagagagggtaaatCGTAGATCAACacagttaggattgtagagcttactgTAAGGATTCTTCGTATAAAATTTAGGTCAAAACTGATAAAACTGACAATGTTTAGCTACTGATCGTTAAGCAGAAAATTTAatatcctaatctttctctctctcagtgCGACTGCTCGCGTTCACTGTGCATGCTCGTTGATCACTTGTTCGCTACCCTATATCTCTTTTGTCTTTTAATTAGTGATTTGAGCTCAAAAAGcttaattgtccaagcccacatataagCTGGACCCAACAGACCACGGAGGAAACGAGTAAACACAGCGGAGATCAGGGAGGGAGCAGGGATAAGAGGTGGCGGTGTTACCGGGTCGAATCCATAAAGGTTCATCCGGATCCGATATATTACAACAATGAAGTCGTGGATTCGTTATATTATCGGGTCGGATCGGGTCCATCAAATTCTAACCCCAACACGtagcttttctttttttgtggaaaagaaatcataaaaatatcaCGATATTTTTCCTTCTTTGTTATGATCACAACAATAAGCATTACAAATCAACGAGAGAAAGCAACACCCGAATGCATCAAAGCTGCTACTTGAAGTAGATCGCAGGCGCGTCGGAGTTGGGATGCCACGTACCGGCCTCCCTCATATACTCCAAGTATCGCAAGAACTCCGGCGTGGCTGTTGCCTTCTTCGGTGGCTTCTCCATGATTCTGATGACCGGGTGCGCCTTTATTTCCCTGGTGGTGTTCGATCTCTTCATTTCGCTCaccgtcgccgtcgccgccgtCGTCGTCGCTTCGTCGCCCTCGGCCAGGTCGAACGAGGACTGCCGGGACAGCAGGCGGCGGTAGCCTCGCCGGCTCCTCCGACGACCCGAGGCGTCCGACATGGCTGCTGCAGGAGGGAGGTCGTggtcttgcttgcttgcttgttcTTCGGGGGTTGGGAGTGCTTTAAAGCATGGGATATGGCTGAGGAGGTGGGTGGGGAGTTTAAAGCATATCCAATCGATGAGTTGCAGGTGGGGCGTCTCAGTCAGGAACGCTTCCTTGAAACCCCCCCTTTGGATGAGGTAGTCTGACTAGGTGTGCTCCCTTTTGACCATGCCTCGCCATGGCGGCCATCTTCCTCTCCTGGACGACAAAGTCAACCGAAGTAGACACAGCTTTACTGTGCAGGGCAAGTATAAAGACAAACTGATGTGGTCTCACATTTTTATTCCTTTTGCTTTTAGTAGAAGATATGCTTTGACTCCATGGATGATTTCTCACTGGGTTGTCTGTTTCTTCCTCCTCTGCCATTGTAGCTTAGCTGCCAGGAAATCATGGATGATTTCTTTGGCTGGGTCTTTGAAGCACCAACCCCCCAACTGTTGCCAATATCTTTTTCAACCTATTGCCATTTGACCAATCGACAAATTTGGCTATACTTTTGATGATGCAGTGCAAAATAAGAGGCTTAGCGGTTGCTTCTTTAGCGGCTGAGATGTGAAAATGACTTCTACTGCGTAAGTCTGCGTGCTGAATCGTTCTTAGTTTACACCTTTATCCCTTATCAGAATAGGTCTACCATTTTAGAGAGATGTGGTACAAACTTCATGACCATGTCCTTACAAGAACGTCTTTTTCTCTGCAGTGATTGGGAGCTCGAAAGACTTAGTGCTAAGTTGAATATGTTCCAAGCTTCTTAATACTCTCATACATTAGTTTTGGATATTTAACGAATATaggaaaaaattaattaataatgagGCTAAATTGTAAGTTTCCGTAtcgggaaaatcaagcttgttatctcctattacaaTTATAAATAAGGGTTTGGGCTTTAAAcctagatgcaccacaagaaaaactaaTTATTTACTtagaatttaatttatattaagttcACACTg is from Musa acuminata AAA Group cultivar baxijiao chromosome BXJ1-6, Cavendish_Baxijiao_AAA, whole genome shotgun sequence and encodes:
- the LOC135677526 gene encoding uncharacterized protein LOC135677526, which translates into the protein MSDASGRRRSRRGYRRLLSRQSSFDLAEGDEATTTAATATVSEMKRSNTTREIKAHPVIRIMEKPPKKATATPEFLRYLEYMREAGTWHPNSDAPAIYFK